Within Paeniglutamicibacter psychrophenolicus, the genomic segment GCCTCCGGCGGCGTCCACGCGGCGCTTGACGAGCTATTGGTCGCGCACCAGGTGTACACCGGTGAGGGCCTGCCCGAGGTGCCGCCACAGCGGTCACTCCCGGACGAGCCAACCGCCCCGGAGGACTGGGCGGAACTTGTTGCGGCCATCGAGGCCACCGAGGATGCCGACGACACGCACTGGCCGCGCCCCACCGAGCTCGGCGCCACCGTGATCCTGGACCACGTCATCCACCAAACACCGACCGAGTTCCTGCGGCTGGACACCGCGCAGGTCTTCGGCAACGGGGTGCTGCTGATGATCGACTGCGTCGTGGTGCGCGGCGTGCGCGAAGACGGATTGATATGGTTCCGGCGCAGCAACGAACAGCACGGGAACGTCGAGATCACCCTGGAGCTTCGCGATGCGGACACCGGCGCGCCGCAGCCCTGCGCGCCACACCGGGCCGACGGGAACGTGGGGCCGCACTCCTACACGCTGAACCACCAATTCTGGATCCATCCCGCACCGGAAGCCGAGGAGCTCGCCGGGACCGTTACGGTCCACGACGCGATCGGACCCGACGGCACTGCAGAACCCCTGGAGGTCCAATTCCGGTTGGCCACCTCCGCGCTGCGCGAGGCGGCACAACGCATCCGCACCTTCGGCAACCGGGAGCCGGGCACATGAACCCCGGTTCCCCGCTCGATCCCGTCCCCGCAACCGAGGTGCCCTTCGTGCTCGCCTTCAACCGGGTGCTGCACCGGGACCAGCGGCACCGGCTGTCCCTGCGCGAGGCCCGCGTCCACTCCACCGGCGCCGTGCTGGTCCTGGACCGCGTCTTCCACCGCCTGCCCGCCGAGGAGCAGCTGGCCTACCGCCAGGCGTTGATGGACTCCTACGCGGCAGGGGAAGGGGAACTCGTGGCGCTTGACGCGGACGGGACCGAAACGGTCCTCGGCCTGCTCGCCGGCGAATCAGCGGAAGACCGCAGCGGAAGCCACGCCCGCCTCGAGCACTGGGTGCCGGGCACCTTCGGAACGGCGCCCCTGCCGCTGTGCCTGCGCGGCACCGACCTCCCGCGCGAGGTCGAATTCGAGATCGACGGGCACCTTCTTCGTGTGGCCCAGTCCCAGGTCCATTCGACCGAAACCTCCGGGCTCGGCTTTCCCCTGACCTGAGCCAGCCGCCCGCCGGGGTCCATGCCGGCGGTTATCCACACTCCTGCCGCCACCCCGGCGCTCGCCGGCAGGCCCGGTGCATCCTTGGAACCAACCGGTCAGCAACCCCGTCAACGCGCGGGGGACCGCGGCCGGATGACCCAGGAGTGTGCCCATGAACCACAACCAGGAACTCGGTGCCAAAGGTGAGGAGCTTGCGGCCAGCTACCTGCTCAACGCCGGCTACACAGTGCTGGAGCGCAATTGGCGCTGCAACCTCGGCGAGCTGGACATCGTTGCCGAGACCGACGGGCAGGTCATCGGCGTCGAGGTCAAGACCCGCAGCTCGATGGGCTTCGGGCACCCGGCCGAGGCGGTGAACCCGGCCAAGCTGCGCAGGCTCTCGCGCCTGGTGCGGCGCTGGTGCGTGACCCATCGCCGCAATCCGTGCGCCGTGCGGGTGGACGTGGTGGCGATCCTGATGCCGCCGGGTGCGGAACCCAGCATCGAGCACCTGGTGGGGGTCGAGTCATGAGCCTGGCCCGAACCCTCGGCATCGGGCTCACGGGCCTGTCCGGGGCGCTCATCGAGGTGGAGGCGGATGTCGGCAACGGCATCCCCGGCTTCATCCTGCTGGGGCTGCCCGATGCCGCATTGAACGAATCGCGCGAGCGCATCCGCTCCGCGGCACGGAATTCCGGCATCCCGCTGCCCAACCGCCGACTGACGGTGAACCTGACCCCCGCCACGCTGCACAAGCGCGGCTCCGGATTCGATCTGGCCATCCTGTTGGCGGCACTGGCAGCGGACCGGGCCATCACCCCGGCCCCGGGCGTCGTCTATCTGGCCGAGCTGGGGCTTGACGGGTCCCTGCGCCCGATCCCCGGGGTGCTTCCCGCCGTCATGGCCGCTGTGCGCGCCGGCTGCCCGGCGGTGGTGGTCGCCGAGGAGAACAGCTCGGAGGCGCAACTTGTGGCCGGTGCCCGCGTGCGCTCCTACGCGCACCTGTCCCAGGTCCTGGCCGACTGCGGCGCCGACGCCCTCGCGCTGCGCTACAGGGCGCGGCACAATTCGCCGGCGCGCAAGAGCGCGGCGTGGTCGGTGACCGGCGCGCCGGCGCCGGACCTGTCCGAGGTCCTCGGCCAGGCCCAGGGCAAGTATGCCCTGGAGGTCGCGGCGGCCGGAGGGCACCACCTGCTGTTCACCGGGCCTCCCGGGGCCGGAAAGACCATGCTCGCCCAACGCCTGCCCGGGCTGCTGCCCGACCTCGACGATGCCCAGGCACTGGAAACCACCGCCGTGCACTCGCTGGCCGCCGGTGGGACGCCCATCACCTCGCTGCTGCGCCGCCCGCCCTTCGAGTCCCCGCACCACAGCGCCTCCATGGTGGCGCTCATTGGAGGAGGCAGCGGCATCCCGCGCCCCGGTGCCGCCTCGCGGGCCCATCGGGGCGTGCTCTTCCTGGATGAGGCGCCGGAGTTCTCCGCCACGGCCCTGGACGCGTTGCGCCAACCCCTGGAATCCGGGGTGCTGGTGCTGCACCGGGCGGCGGGCACAGCCAGCTACCCGGCACGCTTCCAGCTGCTGCTGGCGGCCAACCCGTGTCCCTGCGGGCGGAACCTGGGAAAGGGGACCGAGTGCACCTGCACCCCGATGCAGCGCCGCCGTTACCTGGCCCGGCTCTCGGGCCCGTTGCTGGACAGGATCGACATGCAGCTCTTTGTCCCGCAGCTGTCCTCCAAGGAGCTGGCCGGGCGCGGAACCGGCGAATGCTCGGCGGTGGTGGCCGCCCGGGTGGCCGAAGCCCGTGCCGCGGCTCGCGACCGGCTCAAGCGCTGGGGGATCACCACCAATGCCGAGGTGCCAGGGGCGATCCTGCGCAACGATCTGCGCCCGTTGACGGCCACCTTGGCCGGGCTGAACCGGGCCACCGAGTCACTGCGGCTGAGCGCCCGCGGATATGACCGGGTGCTGCGCATTGCCTGGTCCATCGCGGACCTGAACGAGCATGCCTGCCCTACCGCGGACGACTTGGATGTGGCGATCCAGCTGCGCCAGCACGGCAAGGGGGACGTGGGCTGAACCTGGCGGCGATGGCACCGCTACCCGGGGATGTCGATGACCTCGCCGTTGCGCGGCAGCGCCGAGTTGAACGTCAGGGGCACCGCGTGGGCGGCGTCGACGTCGCGGATGTCGATGGCTTGGATGTGGACGTGGGGTTCGGTGCTGTTGCCGGAGTTTCCGCAGCGACCGATCATCTGGCCGGTGGTTACGCGCTGGCCCGGCCGGACCGCGATGCTTCCTCGTTGGAGGTGGCAGAGGGCCACCACGCCGCCGTGGCTCTCGATCAAGAGATGGTTTCCGGCCAGCGCCTTCCAGCCGGCCCGGGCGCGGCGCTGCTGGGTCAGCGCGTAGCCGATCGAGGGCGGACCGCGATATGCGGCGTGGTCGGGCTCGGAGTCGTGGACGGCTACGACGATTCCGTCGATGGGTGCCAGCAGCGGGCGCCCGAAGCCGGGAAAGTTCTCGGGCGGTTCGGGACGCATGAGGGCGGCGAAGGTGATCGGTGCGGTGCCTCCGGCCTCGTTGACCGGTACGAAGTCGATGGCGTAGGAGGTGGCGAACAGTGTCGTGCCGTGGCTGGGCACGCGGTTGGCGGGGCTGTTTTGGGTGAGCCAGCGCCCGGTGAACGGGTATTCCAGGTCCATGGAGGCTGCCATGGGGTTCCTCTCGGCAGGCGGTGCCCAGTCCATGAACGGGTGGCGCCCGTGGCTGGCTCGTGCCCACAGTCTGCCACCGCTTTCACCTTCGCACCCACCGTAGGCTCTCCTTCCGGTCGAACGCCCGCTGGCCGGGGCCCCAGCTGTTCAAGACCGTTCCATTGTCAATGGTGCTCCAGCCGGTAGACGTCCAGGCCCTCGGGCGTCGCCCCGTCGGCGTGGAAGCCGTGGCGCGCAAGGATGCGAACAGAAGCCCGGTTCCCGGGGTCGACCCGCGCGGAAAGCTGAATCGGACCGTAGGCATCCCAAACGGCGGGGATCGCCAGGGCCACCATGCGCCCGGCCAATCCCTTGCCCCAATGCTCGGGCGCCAACCAGTAGCCGATTTCGACGGCCCCTTCGTGGCGGGAGGAGACCACCAGGCCGGCTGGCTCGTCGCCGAGGGAAGCGATGAACCAGCGCTTGGCCTCCGGGTGCTGCGGCGGAACATCGCCCAAGGCGGAATCGACCCGTGCGGCGATGAGCCCGCTGTCCCAGGTTCTTCCGTCGCCCACGAAACGCGTGACACGTTCATCGGTGGCGAGGCGCGAGAAGAACTCCGTGTCCGTGCGGGTGAAACGGCGCAGGACGAGATCTGGTTCCGGGTGCGGCGTGGATGGCATGGGACCAGTATTTCAGGTGGCTTCCCTGGACCCCGACAAGGGCACGTCGCCTCCCTGCTTTGCAGCGCGCTCGCCGACGGGCCCGGGCCTAGTTGGCGATCGCACGCCTGGCCGGGGAAAGCGCCCTGGCCGCCAGGGCCAGCAGCCCGTCGAGCACCAGCGCCAGGCCGGTGACCAGCACCGCGCCGACCAGCACCTGGCCGTAGTCGTAGAGCGCAAGCCCGTCGAAGATGTAGCGGCCCAGCCCGCCCAGGTTCACGTAGGCCGCGATCGTGGCGGTCGCGACGACCTGCAGGATCGCCCCGCGGAACCCGCCCAGGATCAGCGGCAGCGCCAGCGGCAACTCGACCTGCAAGATAATGCGCGAGTCCTTCATGCCGATGGCCCGGGCGGCATCCACCACCTCGGGATCGACGTTGGCGACCCCGGCATAGACCCCGGCCAGGATCGGCGGGATCGCGATCAGCACCAGCGCGGCCAGCGGCGGCAGCAGCCCGATGCCCATCAAGAGCACCAGCAGCGTCATGATGCCCAGCGAGGGCAGCGCGCGCAGCACATTGGAGGCCGAAACCAGGAACACCTTGCCGGTACCGGTGTGCCCGATGAACACCCCGACCGGGAACGCGAGAACCGCGGCGGCCGCAACGGCCAGGAACGAGTACCAGAGGTGCTCGCCAAGCCGGGCCGGGATCCCGGTCTCCCCGGCCCAGTTGGCGCCCTGGGCGAAGTAGGTCAGCATTTCGTTGATCATTTGGCCTCCCGCCCGGGTGCGGCCAGTTCTTGCGGTGCCGGCGCGGCGGGTGCCGGGCTGGTGCGGCGGCGCTTGCCTTCCCCGGAAGCCGCCGAAGCGCCCTGGTGAAGCCAGGGGGTCAGCAGCCGGGCGGTGACCGCGATGACCCGGTCAAAGACCAGGGCCAGGAGCAGGATCACGATGATTCCGGCCAGGATCTGGTCCGGGTAGTTGCGCTGGTAGCCCGAGACGAACAGCTGGCCCAGCCCGCCCACGCCGATCACCGCGCCCACCGACACCAGCGACACGTTGGTCACCGCGGCGACCCGGGTGCCGGCGGCCAGCGGGGCCACGGCAAGCGGCAGGTCCACGAAGATCCGGCGCCTCGCGTGGGAGTAGCCCAGGGCCTCGGCGGCATTGAGCACCTCCGGGGCCACTGCGTCCAGCGCGTCGAACACGGTGCGCACCAGCAGCGAGGTCGAGTAGAGGGCCAGCGCGATGACCACGTTGAGCGGATCCAGGATCTGGGTGCCGATGATCGAGGGGATCACCACGAACAGTGCCAGCGAGGGGATGGTGAAGATCGCGCTGGCCACCGCGGTGATGATCGCCCTGGCCCGCGGCCGGTTCCCGAAGGCCAGCCCGAGCCCCAGGGCCACCACGACCCCGACGAGGGTGGGGACCAGGCTCAGGTACAGGTGCTCAACGGTCAGCCCCATCGCCTGCGGGAGGTTGTCCAGCAGCCAGTTCATGCCCGGGCCTGTTCATTGGGGCGCAGCAGCGGCCCCAGATCCGCCAGGGTGAAGTAGGAACCGATGTTCCCGGTTCCATCCACCAATAGGGCCGCGGAAGTCGGGGAGGCCAGCACCGCGTCCAGCCCGGTGCGCAGGGAGGCATCCGCCGGCACCAGCGGGTGCGGGCCGAACACGGCCCCGTCCGCGTCGATCCAGGCGGCGGTGCCGGAATCGCGGTTGACCCGCACGCCCCATCCCGGGGCCAGCGCGGACATGTCGATGAGTCCCTCGGGGCCCGGAACCGGCAGGGCGGTGGTGCCCAGGCCGGTGAGCGTCTCGAAGGACAGGGCGCGGAACCCGCGGTCCTTGGCGACCAGCGAGGCGACGAAGTCGGTGGCAGGCCGGGCGAGGATGTCGATCGGGGAGGCGTATTGGTGCAGCACCCCGCCCGGAGCCAGCACCGCGATGCGGTCCCCGAGGATCAAGGCCTCGTCGATGTCGTGGGTGACCATCACGATGGTCTTCTTGATTTCGGCCTGCAGGTGGGCGACCTCCTGCTGCAGTTCCAGGCGCACGATCGGGTCCACCGCGGAAAAGGGTTCGTCCATGAGCAGGATCGGCGGGTCGGCGGCCAGGGCGCGGGCGACCCCGACGCGTTGCTTCTGCCCGCCGGAGAGCTGCGCCGGGTACCGGGTGGCCAGCGAGGCATCCAACCCGACCCGTTCCATGGCCTCGTGGGCCTTGGCGCGGGCCTGGGCCTTGGACAGGCCCAGCAGGCGTTGGACGGTGGCGATGTTGTCCAGCACCGTGCGGTGCGGGAAAAGCCCGGCGTTTTGCAGCACGTAGCCGATCCCCAGACGCAGGGTGACGGCACGGATGTCCGCCACGTCCTGCCCGTCGATGAGGATCCGGCCGCTGGTCGGTGCGACCATGCGGTTGATCATCCGCATCGAGGTGGTCTTGCCGCAGCCGCTGGGGCCCACCAGCACCGTGAAGGAGCCGGTGGCGATCTGCAGGTCCAGGTCGGTGACCGCCTGGGTGCCGCCCGGGTAGAGCTTGGACACTGATTCGAAGGTGATCATTGCGGTTTCTTGGGGTCCTTGTCGTGGCGGTGCGGCGCGGAAATCCGGTCGTGGATGGGTGTGGCCCACCGGCGGGCAAGTCCACCCATCAAAGAATCGAACATGCGTTCTAATTCGGTTGTTTTTGGGTTGAATCCCGCGCTATTTTCCCAGCAAACCCTGCTCGGTGAGCCAGGTGATGGCCGCCTGCTTCGGCTCGACCTTCGCATCCCCGGAGACCTGCCCGTTGAGCTTGATCAGTTCCTCGGTGCTCAGCTTCGCGGAGATCGCATCGATCGCCGCAACGGCCTTGTCATCGAGCTTGCCCTCCGCGGCGACCGGGACGACCTGCTGGGCCGGGAAGTTGTTCTTCGGGTCCTCGAGGACCACCAGGTCGTTGGCCGGGATCGCGGTGGACGTGGTGAAGATGTTCGCCGCGGTGACCTTCCCGTCAAGCAGCGCCTTCACGGTTGCCGGGCCGCCGCCATCGGAAATCGGCTCGAACTTCACCGGCGCGAACCCGTAGTTCTTCTCCAGGCCCGGCAACCCCACGGCCCGTTCCTTGAACTCGGGGGGGCCGGCCATGATGACCTCGTCGTTGTGCGGCACCAGGTCCTCAATGGTCTTCAGGTTCCACTTCTCGGCCGTGGCCCGGGTGACAACGACCGCGTCCTTGTCCTCGGCCGAAGCCGCGGTGAGCATCGTCAGCTTCTTGGAGGCCAGCGCCGCGGGAAGGGCTGAAAGGATCGAGGACGGCGAGGACACATCGGCGTTCTTGTCCAGGAAGAGCAAAAGATTCCCGGTGTAGTCCGGGATCAAATCTATCGAACCATCGGACAGCGCCGGGATGTAGGCCTCGCGGGTCCCGATGTTGAACTTCGTTTCCACGGTGAAGCCCGCATCCTTCAGCGCCTCGGCATAGAGGTTGCCGATGATCTCGGATTCGGTGAAGTTCGCCGAGGACACCGTCAAGGTGCCGCCGCTTGCCGAATCGCTGGGGGAAGGCGCGGCGGTGGGATTGGAGCACCCGGACAGGATCAGCGAACCGGCCACGACGGACAGGGCTGCAATCAGGGGAAGCTTCTGTTTTCTCATGTGTGGTGCCTAGTTTCGTTTCAGTTGTTTCGACCGGCGATCGCCCCCGGAAGCACGTGGCCGTCGGTAGGGGCGTTGATCCCATCGTTACCCATTTGCACTCCCACAAGCAACATTTGTGCCGCACCGGCAGTACCCACGCACCGGTGGGGGCGATCACCGGCCCGCGATACGCACTTGCCCACACAACCTGCCAATGCCACGTGCCTGCGGTCCATCCACACACCGCCTTCCCCGCCCGGACCCAGAGCGCCCGGGCAACGCACCATGAGGGGAACACCAAGAGCCTCCCGGCCAAGCCCCAGCCCTTCGCCGAACCCAAACGGCATGGGCAAGGCGCAATGCCCGGGAGGACGCCAACACACCAGCGGGAAGCAACAACGACATGGACAACACCAACCCGGAGGTCCTGGCGCGAGCCGGCCTCACCCACATCATCGAACCCAACGACCAAACCGGAGCCGCCCTCGTGCAGGTCACCGGAGCCATCGACGCCTACCGGCTCATCCGCGAACACACCGGACCAGCCCCGGCCCGCGAACAGCAACAAGTCGCAGAACTTCTCGACGCCCACGGAGCCTCCCGCTCCGCCCTGCGCCTGGACGCAGGACTCGAACGCTGGCGCCCACGCGCAGCGCTCGCCGACCCCGAATCCGACCTCAAGCTCATGACCCGCCTCGGGGGAGGACTCATCGCCCCGCAAGACCCCAACTGGCCCACCGGATTTGAAGCCCTCGGCCTCGCCGCACCGCTGGCCCTGTGGTACCGCGGAGACGGGGACCTGGCCATCCTGCGAGACACCTCCCGCCTGGTCGCCATCGTCGGCTCACGCGACGCCACCGAGTACGGACGCACCATCACCGCAGAACTCGTCCACGGGCTGCGCGCCCACGGCATCTGCATCGTCTCGGGAGGCGCCTACGGCATAGACGCCCAAGCCCACCAGGCGGCGCTCGCCGAAGACCCGCCGACCAACCAGTCCCCGGGCCAGCGCACCACGCCCCCGACCATTGCCGTCATGGCGGGGGGACTGAACCGCTTCTACCCCGTGGGGAACGAAGACCTGCTCAAGGCCGTCCACCGCCAGGGCCTGCTCATCGCCGAGGTGGCACCCGGGGCAACACCCAGCCGCTGGAGGTTTTTGCAACGCAACAGGATGATCGCCGCCCTATGTGCCACAACCATCGTCTCCGAAGCCCGCTGGCGCTCCGGAGCACTGAGCACCGCACACCACGCAGCCGAAATGGGCCGCGAGGTCGGAGCCGTCCCCGGCTCCGTATTCTCCGCCAACTCCGCAGGCTGCCACCGCCTCATCCGCGAGGGCGCCGCGACCCTTGTCACCGACGCCGCAGAAGCCATCGAACTACTCAACCTTCCCGTGCAGGCACCCATCCCCGCGGAAGCAGTCCCCGGAACCCGGGACTCCGGCACCACGGAAGCGGAGGACCGCAGGGACTACGACGGACTGCCCATCCAGGACCTGCTCCTGCTCGACGCCCTGCCCGTCCGCATCCCGCGCACCGCCGACCAGCTGGCCATCGTCGCCGGACTGGGCATGGGCTCCATCCTCGGGGGACTCTCCCGACTCGCAGCCCGCTCACTGGCCGAACGCACCGGCAACGGCTGGATACGCCGCTTCCCCAACGGACGCGAACCCCAACGCGGAGCCCCCACACCCAGATGAACAACACCACGCACCAACCAAACGGCGTGGCACCATTGCCCCAAGCCCCCGCACGGGAGACAGTAGAGACGTGCCAGAGCCAATCGAACAAAAAACCGAAGCCCCACCCATCCCGGCCGAACTCCAAGAAGCCCACGACGGCTTCCTGCGGCACATGGCCCTGGAACGCGAACGCAGCGAACACACCCTGCGCGCCTACGGCGGCGACATCACCAACCTCTACGCCTACGCCACCAAGCGCGGCGCCACCAACATGGCAGGCCTCGACCTCACCCTCCTGCGCGGCTGGCTCATGACCCTCCAGGAAGCCGGCCTTTCCCGCGCCACCCTCGCCCGCCGCTCCGCCACCATCCGCAGCTTCCTCGCCTGGGCAGTACGCGAAAACCTCATCACCACCAACCCGGCCATCCGCCTCCAATCACCCAAACGCGAACAACGCCTCCCGCACATCCTGCAAAACAACCAAATCGAACGAATCTTCCAACCCACGCCCCAACCACCCCGCACCCCGGACGACAAGACCCCGGAACCCACCGCCGAACAGCTCGCGCTCGCCGACCGCAACAAACTCATCCTGGAACTGCTCTACGCCACCGCCATCCGCGTGGGGGAACTGGTGTCGCTGGACATCGGCGACCTCGACCTGGATCGGCGGACGCTGCGGGTCATCGGCAAGGGCAACAAGGAACGCACCGTCCCCTTCGGCCAGCCGGCACTGAATGCGCTCGATGACTGGCTGCGTCGCGGCCGACCGGTCTTGCGCACCGATGGCTCGGCACGCGCACTGCTGCTTGGCCGTCGCGGGAAGCGGCTCGATGCCCGCCAAGCCCGCCAGGTGGTCTCCGACGCCCTGGCGGCGCTGGGCGACACCGCCGCGCGCGGACCCCACGCCCTGCGCCACAGCGCGGCTACCCACCTGCTGGACCGGGGAGCGGATTTGCGTGCCGTGCAGGAGATCCTGGGGCATTCCTCGCTGGCCACCACGCAGCTGTACACCCAGGTGTCGGTCGAGCGGCTCAAGGAGAGCTACCAAAAGGCCCATCCGCGCGCATAAACCGAAGTCATGGTCGAAAGTCGCTGGCCGAACGACGTATAATCATGCACAATACTAAAGAGGACTTACTGGACTTCGAATCAGGGTTGTTGACGTTGGGGAAGACGTTCCAACAGCACATCGGAGGAAAGCATGTCTGACGCACTGACAAGGGGCGTACTTTTCGTACACTCAGCCCCCTCAGCGCTGTGCCCGCATATCGAATGGGCGATCGGTTCCGTTGTCGACCAGCGGACCGACCTGCACTGGACGGAGCAGAGCGCGGCCCCCGGCATGTCCCGGGCGGAAGTCAACTGGACCGGCAAGCCCGGGACCGGTGCTCTTTTGGCGTCCGCTCTTCGCGGCTGGGCGCACCTTCGCTACGAGGTCACCGAGGAAGCAAGCCCCGGTGTCGACTCGAGCCGCTGGTCCCACACCCCGGAACTGGGCATCTTCCATGCCACCACGGACGCCGCCGGCAACATCATGGTTTCCGAGGAACGCATCCGCTGGGCCTACGAAAAGGGTGCCGGGGATCCGGCCATCGTGTACCAAGAGCTCTCCATCGCCCTGGGCGAGGCCTGGGACGAGGAACTCGAGCCCTTCCGCTATGCAGCCGAGGGCGCACCCGTCCGCTGGCTGCACCAGGTCATCTAGCCGGAACAGCCCACTGGCGCAAAGCGCGCCAAACAGCCACCGCTTTCCCTCCGGCCCTTGCCGACATCAGCACTGCGGCCGGGGCACGGATCGCGTGGTCACCAATGCAACCAGTTGGAACATCGTTCGGGGATAAGGCATCCGGCGACTTTACGATTGGATGCACCACGCCTGGCACATGGACAATCCTGCTCCCGGACTGACACGGGACCGATCCACGAAGTGCCGCAGAAGCTCAGCGCGGAGCCGCAATTCAGGCAGTATTCCGCTTCGGAAGCGCTTGTCGATCCCAGGCTTCCCTGATTTACGTCGTCAACGAAAATGCCCGGGACTCGAATCGAGTCCCGGGCATTTTCTGGTCGGCGGGTGCTGCCCCGCCAGGGTGCTAGACGCTGCGGATGGCAACCACGGCGTTGTGCCCGCCGAAGCCGAACGAGTTGTTCAGCGCAACGATGGAGCCCTCGGGCAGTTCACGCGGGGTGCCGACAACGACATCCAACGGGATCTCCGGATCCTGGTTTTCCAGGTTGATGGTCACCGGGGCCTTGCGGTGGTAGACGGCCAGCACGGCGAGCACCGATTCGACGGCACCGGAGGCGCCGAGCAGGTGGCCCATCTGCGACTTGGTGGCCGAGACGCAGACCTTGTCCAGGTGCGAGCCCAGGGCCGCACGCAGGGCCGTGTACTCGGGCTTGTCGCCAACCGGGGTCGAGGTCGCGTGCGCGTTGACGTGCACCACGTCCTCGGGCTGGATGCGACCGTCAAACATCGCGGCCTTCAGGGCGCGGGTGGCACCCAGGCCCTCCGGGTCCGGAGCGGTGATGTGGTAGGCGTCGGCGGTGACCGAGGTGCCGGCCAGTTCGGCGTAGATCGTGGCGCCGCGGGCAATGGCGTGCTCCTCGGCCTCGAGGACCAGGGCGCCTGCGCCTTCGCCCATGACGAAGCCGTCACGGTCGATGTCGTAAGGGCGCGATGCATGCTCCGGATCGTCGTTGCGCTTGGACAGCGCCTGCATGGCTGCAAAGGAGGCCATCGGCATCGGGTGGATGGCTGCTTCCGCGCCACCGCAAACCACGACGTCGGCCTTGCCCGAACGGATCAGCTCGAGACCGATGTGCATGGCCTCGGTGCCCGAGGCGCAAGCCGAAACGGGGGTGTGGGCGCCGGCGCGGGCGCCGAGGTCCAGCGAGACGGCCGCGGCCGGGCCGTTGGGCATCAGCATCGGAACGGTCATGGGCAGCACGCGGCGCGGGCCCTTTTCCTTCAGCGTGTCCCAGGCGTCGAGAAGCGTCCAGACGCCGCCGATGCCGGTGGCAAAGGCCACGGCCAGACGGTCGTGGTCGACCGTTTCGATGCCGGAGTCCTTCCAGGCCTCGCGCGCTGCAACCACGGCGAACTGGGTGGAGGGGTCCATGCGCTTCATCTCGATGCGCGAGAGGACCTCGGAGGCCGGGGTGGATGCCTTGGCGGCAAATTTCACCGGCAGGTTGTAGGTTTCAACCCATTCATCGGGAAGTGTGTGGGCGCCGGAAACACCCTTGAGGGCGTTGGCCCACAGGGTCGGGACGTCGCCGCCGATGGGCGTGGTGGCACCAAGGCCGGTGATAACAACTTTGCGAGCCATGTTGAAACTCTCTACTGGTTGGGGGCGAAACGGCTAGCGATGCTAGCGCGCGATCCAAGCATCGGGCCGCGGCACCAGGGGTGCGGGATCCGGATTGAATCGAAAATCTGGGGATCGGTTACGAAACCGGTAAAGCGGATTGGCTGGCATGTGCCGGCAAACCGGTGAACATGAGGGCCGGGGCGATGCCTCCCCTTGAAGCCCGTTCGCGTTACGGGTCGCGCTTCAAGGGGTGGCATCAATGCCTTGCCTAGGCCTG encodes:
- a CDS encoding beta-ketoacyl-[acyl-carrier-protein] synthase family protein encodes the protein MARKVVITGLGATTPIGGDVPTLWANALKGVSGAHTLPDEWVETYNLPVKFAAKASTPASEVLSRIEMKRMDPSTQFAVVAAREAWKDSGIETVDHDRLAVAFATGIGGVWTLLDAWDTLKEKGPRRVLPMTVPMLMPNGPAAAVSLDLGARAGAHTPVSACASGTEAMHIGLELIRSGKADVVVCGGAEAAIHPMPMASFAAMQALSKRNDDPEHASRPYDIDRDGFVMGEGAGALVLEAEEHAIARGATIYAELAGTSVTADAYHITAPDPEGLGATRALKAAMFDGRIQPEDVVHVNAHATSTPVGDKPEYTALRAALGSHLDKVCVSATKSQMGHLLGASGAVESVLAVLAVYHRKAPVTINLENQDPEIPLDVVVGTPRELPEGSIVALNNSFGFGGHNAVVAIRSV
- a CDS encoding DNA-processing protein DprA, translating into MDNTNPEVLARAGLTHIIEPNDQTGAALVQVTGAIDAYRLIREHTGPAPAREQQQVAELLDAHGASRSALRLDAGLERWRPRAALADPESDLKLMTRLGGGLIAPQDPNWPTGFEALGLAAPLALWYRGDGDLAILRDTSRLVAIVGSRDATEYGRTITAELVHGLRAHGICIVSGGAYGIDAQAHQAALAEDPPTNQSPGQRTTPPTIAVMAGGLNRFYPVGNEDLLKAVHRQGLLIAEVAPGATPSRWRFLQRNRMIAALCATTIVSEARWRSGALSTAHHAAEMGREVGAVPGSVFSANSAGCHRLIREGAATLVTDAAEAIELLNLPVQAPIPAEAVPGTRDSGTTEAEDRRDYDGLPIQDLLLLDALPVRIPRTADQLAIVAGLGMGSILGGLSRLAARSLAERTGNGWIRRFPNGREPQRGAPTPR
- a CDS encoding DUF3145 domain-containing protein, whose translation is MSDALTRGVLFVHSAPSALCPHIEWAIGSVVDQRTDLHWTEQSAAPGMSRAEVNWTGKPGTGALLASALRGWAHLRYEVTEEASPGVDSSRWSHTPELGIFHATTDAAGNIMVSEERIRWAYEKGAGDPAIVYQELSIALGEAWDEELEPFRYAAEGAPVRWLHQVI
- a CDS encoding tyrosine recombinase XerC yields the protein MPEPIEQKTEAPPIPAELQEAHDGFLRHMALERERSEHTLRAYGGDITNLYAYATKRGATNMAGLDLTLLRGWLMTLQEAGLSRATLARRSATIRSFLAWAVRENLITTNPAIRLQSPKREQRLPHILQNNQIERIFQPTPQPPRTPDDKTPEPTAEQLALADRNKLILELLYATAIRVGELVSLDIGDLDLDRRTLRVIGKGNKERTVPFGQPALNALDDWLRRGRPVLRTDGSARALLLGRRGKRLDARQARQVVSDALAALGDTAARGPHALRHSAATHLLDRGADLRAVQEILGHSSLATTQLYTQVSVERLKESYQKAHPRA